A segment of the Pseudomonadota bacterium genome:
GAACAAGACTGGCAATCATGGTTTGAAAAAATACCTGGGTTCTTGGAAGTGAATTTGTGAGAGTTCTTGACGAACGACACATAGATACTCAGCACATTTCAGACTTCCTCATGCAAGCATACGATGGATTTTTAGATGTCGTCGAAATTAAACGGCCAGAAGGAGATTTACTTTTCTGGGCTCAAAGTCGAGATCACGGAAACCTCGTACCATCATCGGATCTGACTAAAGCAATAACTCAGGCATCCAGATATATATTTGAAGTGGAGCGTGAATCGAACAGTGTCAAATTCTTAGAACGAGTCGGTGGAGTGAAAACCGTGAAACCGAGAGGAATTCTGATATTTGGTCGCTCTTCTAGATGGGGCAACGATGAGCACGAAGCCTATAGGATATTGAATTCTAGTTATCACAATTTGTCGATTATGACTTACGATCAAGTCTTGGAACGAGCGAAACGGATGGTCGGACATGGCCGCTAACAAGCGCATGCAGACGGACTTGCAAAACCGCTGCGCGCTTTTGCATGCCGCTGATGCGCAAGCATAACGGGTCAGGTCTTGTCATTCGCCTTTTCCCATATCCTAACTCCACCTTATGGTTAAGCCACTGGGTGAACGAGAAGCGAGAAGCGAGAAATAAGACTCGACCCTATTACTTCCTTTGGGAGCTTACGGAACCATCTTCAATCAATGGCGGGTAGACATGGCTGTCTCGCCGGCTGTTTCCATTAAACCCCCAAACACAGTCGACACCTGCCGAGGATGCCACGGCCAACCAAGAGCGGGCCGGTTGCTTGAGCGTCGGGCCGCTTACGATACAATCGCGTGATGGGTGGGTGTTGCGAAGATCATTGTGCCATTGAGCAGCTGCGTGAGCGGCAGCGGGGCACGTTGCAAGCCGTGTTGGTGATCAATGCGGTGATGTTTCTTGTGATTGTCGCGGCCGGATTGTACGGAAGATCCACTGCACTGTTTGCCGACAGCCTGGACAATCTGGGAGATGCGCTGACTTACGGCCTGAGTCTTTATGTGGTCTCGATGGGGACGGCTGCCAAGGCCAAGGTCGCGATGTTTAAAGGCCTGCTTATTTTCTCGGCCGCGGCGCTGGTTGCCGGACAAATCGTCTACAAGTTGTTTGTTCCCAGCGTTCCGGTGTTTGAAGTCATGGGGATATTCAGCTTGGTGGGTTTGGCGGCCAATGGCACTTGCCTGGCACTGCTCTGGCGGCATCGACATGAGGACGTGAACATGTCGTCCGTCTGGGAGTGTTCCCGGAACGATATCGCCTCCAACCTGTCTGTTCTGCTTGCGGCCGGCGGGGTATGGCTGTTTGCCTCTGGTTGGCCGGATATGGTGATTGCCACGGCGTTGTTGTTGTTTCTTTTGCGTTCATCGGTGCGCGTGATTTCCTCGGCCAGGTTGGAGCTTGCAGGTGCCAGTTAACCTTCGCACCCGGGGGGAGGGGCCACACGGCACTAGCCGATCATGATCCTGATACGGGAAGCTACGCACCTTGATCTTGGCGATATTCGCGCGACCCACTTATGCGCTTTTCCGGAAGGCGAAGGGGAAATGGTCGCGGCGCTGGCCGTTAACTTGGTGGGTGAGCAGACGAACCCGAAAACCCTCTCTTTGGTGGCGGAGGCGGACGGCGAAGTCATTGGCCACATCGCCTTTAGCCCTGTCACAGTGGAAAACAACACGCGTTGTAAGGGCTATATCCTGGCGCCGCTTGGCGTTAAGCCCCAACACCAAAAGCGCCGGGTTGGGTCGCGGCTGATCAAAAGCGGCATGGACCAGTTAACAAAGATGGGCGTAAACATCCTTTTTGTTTACGGCGATCCGAGTTACTACGGCAAGTTCGGGTTCCATGCCGACACCGCGTCAAACTATTCCCCACCCTATGCGCTTCAGTATCCGTTCGGGTGGCAGGCCATTGTTCTTAACAAAGGCGCTGTTACCGGATCGGCCGCAAAGATATCGTGTGTCGATCCGCTGAACCATGCCGAGTTATGGTAGCCCCGCGCCCGAACGCATGAAAACGTGGACTACGCCCGATTATCAACAAGTCATCATTGATCAATGATCTGAACCCGACGTTGTGCTGTAGTTAAAGCGACGGGTTAGCCGGTTGCTCCGGGCGGTATCGACACCATATCGGTTTTTGAGTGCGGGCCGGAGGATTCTGCCGAAATCCGCATTGAAGGCAACGACTGGATCAAGCACCCTGGGGGACCTTCTCCATGCGAGGCTACGCGCAGCATACCGGGGGCAGGGCTTGTCGTTTGGCTTGCCCAACATCCTAACCTCACCGGATGGCTAGGCCACCGGGTGAATGAGAAGCGAGAAACAAGACTGGTCTCTATTACGTTGGCTTTCTCAATGAATAATCTTGTCCAAGGACGTAATAAGTAATGACTGTTTTGGTGTTTTACCGGGCATATGGGCAATTATTGGTGAAGGAACCCTCTGGTTCATATTTTGTTCCGGCTACAAGTGGCAGAGGTAGTTGCACAAATAGACGGTCATGTGAGTCGGCTAGGGACATGGGCCCAATACCGGCTGGAAGGTATTATTTGTATAAGTCAGAGATCAATGATCCAAATTTTCTTTGGGACGCTATTCGAAATATTACAATCGGAGACTGGGGCGACTGGCGAGTGCCCTTGCATTCAGGAAATAGTACGCTCACCTATGGTCGTGATGGGTTCTTTCTGCATGGTGGGATGTTTGAAGGTTCTGCTGGCTGTATTGATATTGGTGGCGGTTGGTTCGGAGATACAAATACCAATAGGGTATTGAAAAGCATTAGAACATCTGAGGTAAGTGAACTATGGGTGGCGTAATGCTAGGCCTGCTTGTTGTCGTTCTTGATTTTGTTTCAGGTCATTTTGTGATTGCTCCTATTTTGCCGCTTCTTACCGCATTTTTTGGTGGTCTATTTCTATTAAACAAATACCCAAAAAAGCTGATGTTCTTGTTGCAGTTCGTCTTTATTTTTCTCGGATATGGCTTGGTCAGCTTTTTCACTGGAAGTGATGCTTTTTACCATGATTTTCCAAATACAATATTTCCCGTATTGCTTGTTATTTTATTAAAGTCTTTATTCTACGCCGCAGTACTATGTTTGTCCTTAGTGGTAAGTATTGAGTATACAAAGCTAAGAAGGCATTCAAGCTGACCGCGTTACACGGGGCCGCTTAGTTTTATGTTACATGCTATGAGATCCATCCTGCTAAACATTTTGATCCTGATAGTGATGCCTGCTTATGCCGGTATAGACCTTGTTAAAGTTGATAAATCCGAGAGAAAAATGTACCTCTTGTCTGATGGTGAGGTGATTAAACAATATCGTGTTGCGTTAGGTGCCAATCCAAAAGGGCACAAGCGGCAGGAGGGTGATGAAAAAACACCTGAAGGCGAGTACATCCTCGATCATGTAAAGGAAGATTCTTCCTTTCATAGGGCTATGCATATTAGCTATCCGAATAGCGCTGACATCGCTAATGCAGATAAGCAGGGAGTTCATCCTGGTGGTTTCATCATGGTTCATGGACAACGCAATTGGCTAGGGTGGTTAGCCTTCATAGCGCAGCGTTTTAATTGGACAAACGGATGTATCGCGCTGACTAACTCCGAGATGGACGAATTTTTGCGGTTGGTCAGCGTGGGCACGAAAATTCAAATCGAGTGGTAAGCATGATCCTCCAGACTATGAAGCCATGGCAAAGGCAATGGCCGTGGTTCCGGGTATCACAAGACGGCGTGTGGTAGATGTTGCGGATAGAACTTCTCTTGCTGTAGGAAGTTACGAGGAAAAACAATTTTGGCGCGCCATTTCTGCCGATTGCAGTATTCAGGAAGGAATTGACGTGAAAAAAGCGCTTGTAGGTATCATGATTGCTGCGTTTTGTTCATCTTGTTTGGCTGGCGATAATGATGTTTTGGCTATCGCGAAATCGAACTATAATCAGAGCATTAGTGATCTCGATATCGTTGAAGCAAAATGCAAAGAAAGCGAAGTTGTTCTGGGTGAAAATACATTTTCAAATGTACCCGCAAACAACGAAGAACTAAGAGCAGCTCTAATCTA
Coding sequences within it:
- a CDS encoding DUF4263 domain-containing protein, yielding MRVLDERHIDTQHISDFLMQAYDGFLDVVEIKRPEGDLLFWAQSRDHGNLVPSSDLTKAITQASRYIFEVERESNSVKFLERVGGVKTVKPRGILIFGRSSRWGNDEHEAYRILNSSYHNLSIMTYDQVLERAKRMVGHGR
- a CDS encoding cation transporter, with the translated sequence MGGCCEDHCAIEQLRERQRGTLQAVLVINAVMFLVIVAAGLYGRSTALFADSLDNLGDALTYGLSLYVVSMGTAAKAKVAMFKGLLIFSAAALVAGQIVYKLFVPSVPVFEVMGIFSLVGLAANGTCLALLWRHRHEDVNMSSVWECSRNDIASNLSVLLAAGGVWLFASGWPDMVIATALLLFLLRSSVRVISSARLELAGAS
- a CDS encoding N-acetyltransferase, giving the protein MILIREATHLDLGDIRATHLCAFPEGEGEMVAALAVNLVGEQTNPKTLSLVAEADGEVIGHIAFSPVTVENNTRCKGYILAPLGVKPQHQKRRVGSRLIKSGMDQLTKMGVNILFVYGDPSYYGKFGFHADTASNYSPPYALQYPFGWQAIVLNKGAVTGSAAKISCVDPLNHAELW
- a CDS encoding DUF2778 domain-containing protein codes for the protein MTVLVFYRAYGQLLVKEPSGSYFVPATSGRGSCTNRRSCESARDMGPIPAGRYYLYKSEINDPNFLWDAIRNITIGDWGDWRVPLHSGNSTLTYGRDGFFLHGGMFEGSAGCIDIGGGWFGDTNTNRVLKSIRTSEVSELWVA
- a CDS encoding L,D-transpeptidase family protein encodes the protein MPAYAGIDLVKVDKSERKMYLLSDGEVIKQYRVALGANPKGHKRQEGDEKTPEGEYILDHVKEDSSFHRAMHISYPNSADIANADKQGVHPGGFIMVHGQRNWLGWLAFIAQRFNWTNGCIALTNSEMDEFLRLVSVGTKIQIEW